Proteins from a single region of Campylobacter sp. RM16704:
- a CDS encoding two-partner secretion domain-containing protein yields MKTTKLTHHIILSGITVSLLFSPLMALPSGGKFTHGTTGTININGNTMNINGHKVSSVIQWGGGFSINQGESVNFGGSNKNYLNIAHGTSKSTIAGLLNANGNNVFLINPNGVIITKTGTINANRFVASTSSMDNTTMQNFANMNNFNDGLSFSPVFKPNKLGNVVNMGNINANKVLLIGNKVDIQGGKLGNANSTTHLVGNNVYIDADSANLNSTINVTATQNGYIQRQMNKFANDNYNFGNNTNIQNTNYTETNGQTHNGSNNFKKVLTIGNMENEKANATEWFYFAKGWNENRGDTQSVDEFRLVGNVDFSGNKGQGVEGRDWQNYANYCLSAGNCTNMIVGFSDKTIFTKTFDGQGYTLKNINIDITKLSDELRYIGLFGAVRDTIKNINVDYMGGGIKTDIKHFYIGGFAGYTDYGTLTNISLKNIGSINGGHYTGGFIGGTHYKGNLSNISLDNIGDISSKNGSAGGFAGSAGGTYSNISLNNIGNISSYSKAGGFAGHVERGIFTDISLNHIGNITSKNNGTGSYVGGFAGYVNAWYDDGLEANIFTNISLNNIGDMSSRASNYTRSGGFAGWIRIGTFSNISLNNIGNIYSGSDNSATGGFAGQIGRGNFTNISINDLGKITGDPRWPFGGFVGDIDYGTFKNIYIYFNPNMSIGEYSKLAGLFFGYGISGNGHVSFDNVHIYHKYGELANANKDQKHWNDFNQNGYKQDKINIHTYTDETQESFYQDFLSKANTIEKPNITPPSKPTNPTDSEVILGSDDLYSDIIMEWIINEIRNEKYTISIEKLVGLINVFKGLSKNSSEDEIKAIVKTHLDIKDDDKALSMAQGISFLLNYKEHNFDKRLNNEALVTYNGIIRPNVSNTLEIISYLDKNKNELQKQYDDYLQIKDNFNKAYQAYKNAEAEFNKLLDLVNKGELKYNDPKFTQAFDNWTKAYNDYNALSNDITKLNDNVLNIASAITDKDNGLGYTNFSFAKFDDITKIDLIKPELPDIDNSQGGDLPVFEQTASLNLIGDNALEDDDEKEEVEEASMKQKSITCIVSDNYKTMNPCVVGGM; encoded by the coding sequence ATGAAAACAACAAAACTAACTCATCATATTATACTTTCAGGTATAACAGTATCTTTACTTTTTTCTCCACTAATGGCTTTACCTAGTGGAGGTAAATTTACTCATGGAACAACAGGAACTATAAACATTAATGGTAATACTATGAATATTAATGGTCATAAAGTTAGTTCTGTCATTCAATGGGGTGGTGGATTTAGTATTAATCAAGGTGAGAGTGTAAATTTTGGAGGAAGCAATAAAAACTATCTAAACATTGCTCATGGAACAAGTAAATCTACTATAGCTGGTTTATTAAATGCTAATGGTAATAATGTATTTTTAATCAATCCTAATGGAGTAATCATTACTAAAACAGGAACTATCAATGCTAATCGCTTTGTGGCTTCTACTTCATCTATGGATAATACAACTATGCAAAACTTTGCTAATATGAATAATTTCAATGATGGTTTAAGCTTTTCACCTGTATTTAAACCTAATAAATTAGGTAATGTGGTTAATATGGGTAATATTAATGCTAATAAAGTATTGCTTATAGGCAATAAAGTAGATATACAAGGTGGTAAGCTAGGTAATGCTAATTCTACTACACATTTAGTAGGAAATAATGTATATATAGATGCAGATAGTGCTAATTTAAATTCAACTATAAATGTAACAGCTACACAAAATGGTTACATACAAAGACAAATGAATAAATTTGCTAATGATAATTATAATTTTGGAAATAACACCAATATACAAAATACAAACTACACAGAAACTAACGGACAAACTCATAATGGAAGTAATAACTTCAAAAAAGTCCTAACTATAGGCAATATGGAAAATGAAAAAGCCAATGCTACAGAATGGTTTTACTTTGCTAAAGGGTGGAATGAAAACAGAGGCGATACACAAAGTGTTGATGAGTTTAGATTAGTAGGGAATGTGGATTTTAGTGGTAACAAAGGACAAGGAGTAGAAGGTAGAGACTGGCAAAACTATGCTAATTATTGTTTAAGTGCAGGTAATTGTACTAATATGATAGTAGGATTTAGCGACAAAACTATATTTACAAAAACCTTTGATGGACAAGGTTATACTTTAAAAAATATTAATATAGATATAACTAAATTAAGTGATGAGCTTAGATATATTGGATTATTTGGTGCTGTGCGAGATACTATTAAAAATATTAATGTAGATTATATGGGCGGTGGGATAAAGACTGATATTAAGCATTTTTATATTGGTGGTTTTGCTGGCTATACTGACTACGGAACTTTAACAAATATTTCTTTAAAAAATATAGGTAGTATTAATGGTGGTCATTATACTGGTGGCTTTATTGGTGGTACTCATTATAAAGGAAATTTATCTAATATTTCTTTAGATAATATAGGAGATATTAGTAGTAAAAATGGTAGTGCCGGTGGTTTTGCTGGTAGTGCTGGTGGAACCTATAGTAATATTTCTTTAAATAATATAGGGAATATTAGTAGTTATAGTAAAGCTGGTGGTTTTGCTGGTCATGTTGAAAGAGGAATTTTTACTGATATTTCTTTAAATCATATAGGAAATATTACTAGCAAAAACAATGGAACTGGTAGTTATGTTGGTGGTTTTGCTGGTTATGTTAATGCTTGGTATGATGATGGTTTAGAAGCCAATATTTTTACAAATATTTCTTTAAATAATATAGGAGATATGAGTAGTCGTGCTAGTAATTACACTCGTTCTGGTGGTTTTGCTGGCTGGATTAGAATAGGGACTTTTTCTAATATTTCTTTAAATAATATAGGCAATATTTATAGTGGTAGTGATAATAGTGCTACTGGAGGTTTTGCTGGTCAGATTGGTAGAGGAAATTTTACTAATATTTCTATAAATGACTTAGGAAAGATTACTGGTGATCCAAGATGGCCTTTTGGTGGTTTTGTTGGTGATATTGATTATGGAACTTTCAAAAATATCTACATATATTTTAATCCAAATATGAGTATAGGTGAATATTCAAAATTAGCAGGCTTATTCTTTGGATATGGAATTAGTGGAAATGGTCATGTTAGCTTTGACAATGTCCATATCTACCATAAATATGGAGAATTAGCTAATGCAAATAAAGATCAAAAACACTGGAATGATTTTAACCAAAACGGCTATAAGCAAGATAAAATAAACATTCATACTTATACAGATGAAACTCAAGAGAGTTTTTATCAAGACTTTTTATCTAAAGCAAACACTATAGAAAAACCTAATATAACACCACCATCTAAACCAACAAATCCAACTGATTCAGAAGTTATCTTAGGTAGTGATGATTTATATTCTGATATTATTATGGAATGGATTATCAATGAAATAAGAAATGAAAAATATACTATAAGTATTGAAAAGCTAGTTGGCTTGATTAATGTTTTTAAGGGATTAAGCAAAAATTCTAGCGAGGATGAGATTAAAGCTATTGTAAAAACACATTTAGATATAAAAGATGATGATAAAGCTTTAAGTATGGCTCAAGGTATTAGCTTTTTACTAAACTATAAAGAACACAATTTTGATAAAAGATTAAATAATGAAGCCTTAGTTACTTATAATGGTATTATTAGACCTAATGTTAGCAATACTTTAGAGATAATCTCATACTTAGATAAAAATAAAAATGAACTCCAAAAACAATATGATGATTATCTACAAATTAAAGATAATTTTAACAAAGCTTATCAAGCTTATAAAAATGCAGAAGCTGAATTTAATAAATTATTAGATTTAGTCAATAAAGGCGAATTAAAATACAATGATCCTAAATTCACTCAAGCTTTTGATAATTGGACTAAGGCTTATAATGATTACAATGCTTTGTCAAATGATATTACTAAGCTTAATGATAATGTTTTAAATATTGCTAGTGCTATTACAGATAAAGATAATGGTTTAGGTTATACAAATTTTAGTTTTGCTAAATTTGATGATATTACTAAGATTGATTTGATTAAACCAGAACTTCCTGATATAGATAATTCTCAAGGTGGAGATTTGCCTGTATTCGAACAAACAGCCTCACTTAATCTAATAGGTGATAATGCTTTAGAAGATGATGATGAAAAAGAAGAAGTAGAAGAAGCTTCTATGAAACAAAAATCAATAACTTGCATAGTAAGTGATAATTATAAAACTATGAATCCTTGTGTAGTAGGGGGAATGTAA